GAGACTGGGATGAAAAGAAGGCCAGAGACGCCACCGTTGTATTTACAGATAGGACATTCTGTACATCTCCACTGAGACATTCCCTGTATGTTAATAATCACATCAGTTATTACTTGTGTCCAACTGATATGAAATTTTTGAGACAGATGCTGATTTTTGCAGGGAATAATTCACTGATTACCACTTTGATGGCTTATTCTGGTATTAGCTAAAACCACATTGACATTCATgatgtacacacacatcaaGCACTGTGCGTTTGGCACCAAATGCCACTAAGGGCACCAATGGTAATGATCATCACTATGCACTCATGTGTATGCGACCATGTGAAATTTTAACCTCTACACTCAAAAAATGCTCATATGTAACCATTAGAGCCCTGCTATGGACTAAACTTGTTTTTCCAATGGAAGAGTTGACACCTGTGTGACTGTCAGTGAGTCTCAGTGCACacctcatccctccatcattGTGTCTCTCAGCTTTACCAACAGGGCCGGCTCTGCCAACTAGGAGGAGAGTTCTGTGAGCTAGAGGTGTTTGCTAAAGTGCTGCGGGCTTCAGACAAAAGGTAAGAACATAACAGGACTAAGCCGTGCCTGAAACTCCTTCCCGTTCACATGGGCCCATCAGCTTTACAAAATGCTTCTGGAGACTGGTAAATGTTAAATGAACCTGCacttatatagcacttttcaagttgttcaaccactcaaagcgctttcacactacattctcccattcacacacaaattcatacactggtggccaaggctactgtacaaggtgccacctgttGCTCAGTTTCTGAAACACTCACACGCACTTACaaactgatggaacagccatcggGAGGAATTTGtgattcagtatcttgcccaatgatactgtaacattttcgacatgctttCCAAGACCAGAAAAGTGCTGCATGTATGCAGTCCAGTTATCATTTCATTGTGGTTTCtatttcactcatttattgttttgacCTTCTCTGAGTTAGCTGTTTATATCTGACCCATTatgcctcatttccactgcatagTTCAGCTCAACTCAACTTCACTCACTTTCAGTACCAGGTAGGGTCTGAAATTAACACCCGCCAAGCATCAAGTGGGGctagattttttgtttgatgaGTAAATCTCAGGAGGCTATCAGCCACACTGACAGGTTAAAGTTTATACCAAAAAAGTGTACTAAACTACAGTGAGGTGCTCTGCTGCGTTAAGCGCATACTTATGAAAGTTATGAGTTATTAAGATAGAGCCTCCCACATTATCAACAAaagcttcttcttctcttgttacttttcacagtaaaagcccTAGACATAAACAGTGTAGCAATTCTTACCTGAGTGAACTTTTTCATATGCTGAGGCTGTGGTGATGAGCtgttaaatatatttagattatttttgcttCAGAATTTTCTCTGGTCTCTCCTTTCAGTTTGCATTCAACATTagtacattattattttagtggaatgaactgaaacaaatgtagatgtgaaagaaaaaaggcaattgaTTAATTTGGCTGGTAACTGACTGGTAATATGCTTGGTTGGAGGATTTTTTCATCTACCAGCAACCTTGCCCAGTGagtcaaaaaatgaatttcGGATACTGGTACCAGGTACTTTTCTGGATTACTTAAGTTTCCCGACACAAATACTTCTATGTTGCTCCCTCCAGCTCTCAATGGATCCTTTAATTGGCATCTAAACAGAAGAAAAGCTGCACTTCATCAATTGATCACAGAGTGGTTTTGCAggctgcagtttaaaaaaaagatcagtcaGGGGAATAAAAGAAATTGCTGTTGCTATTGATGGTTAactatttgaaaatgttatctTTATGAGTATATCACATGTTGTGCAAGTAAAGATTTTGAGTGATTATTCTCTGATTTATCAGTGGTCTGCAGGGTTTGAACTCTACCTTCTAGTACCAGCTCAGGTTGCTTGGAACCTCAAGCGTGGTGGTAACATAAAAAGTACCAGGTCTTATCCACAACTTTTGCCagtggaaaaccaaaaaagaaagttttgatACAAGTCAAGCCATGCTGTACCATGCAGGAGAAATGAGGCTCCAAGTGCTCTTTGCCTGTGATGTGCTTTGTGTGTCCCAGCCAGTTCCATCAGTTTGAGTCATTTTAGGTTCCATATCACACTCTGCTGCCATTCAAACTTCgctcaaggaaaaatgtttctgaaagtggACAAATGTAATGCTGGTAAAAGAGTGTGTGTAATTAGTTGCAAGTTAATGCCCTGTGCACAACAAAGTAGCCTTTAGTTTAAGGTACATTATTAATGTTCCTTCTACATTTTTATCtgtgtggtgtgttttgttgctttcaGCCTTCATTGATGGCCTTAATGAGAATACAATAGCAGAAAGATAAGATAGAACTTTATTTATCTCAGGTGTGCAGCAGTTGCAATACAAACCGGGAACATTAGTCATCAGCATAGTTATTTACTGTAGCCAGATATTTGTTATGTCTGTTCAAACcaatgatgtcttttttttcttttcgtaAAGGATTAAATGTAAGAAACAATACATCAATCATCACTTTATAGCTATGCTTTCCACTTACATAACCCATTCCTTTGTCCTGCCCACTGCAGACACCTCCTGCACCACTGCTTTCAGGCGCTTATGGACCACGGTGTGAAAGTGGCCTCAGTTCTGGCAAACTCCTTCAGCCGCCGCTGCTCTTACATCGCTGAGTCTGACGCCCATGTCAAAGAGAAGGCCATCCAGTTCGGCTTTGTGCTAGGTAAATAGTGGGGTCAGGGACAAAAGGCTTCATACAGACCCTCTTTCTGTTGCTGTATCTCACAGACTATCTCAAACAAACAGTGAATATGTGGAGGCCATTCATTCCTCTCACTGATGTATCATAGGTTCAGCCCATAGGAAACACACCAGGGATCTGAGATAGACTTAACTATTACTAGCAGTCCTTGGCCATTTTGATTTAAGATGTATTGAATTCTGTCTAATTGTACCACATTTATTACTACTATTGAAGCACTGTTAAGTAGAATAGATACATTTCCCCAAGACACCACATGTAAAATAGTGccattatttatatttgatgatGATATTAAAAGTATTCACGAGTCTTGTGGTTCTATCCAACCAAAGGTTCTCCAGACCAAACCTTCTCTCATTGTGTTTGCAAAGACGGCACAGTCGGCACAGAGGGTGGTCTCGTATGAAGTTGAATAGCTCTGGACTGACATGGATTTTTGAAAACAAGACagattttattgaaaaattcaCCAACTGCTGATATGGTGACTGATAGAGTTCATTTTTgagctaaaatgaaaaaagacctTTTCTACGTGGACTGTGCACTGACTTTGCACTGATGAGACTTAGCAAAGTTTTCAGAAGGCTGCTTTCTTAGAGCATTTGTGCCCAAAGACTGTATTTAGCATGATGAAAATGCCTCTACTTTTGTTCTGATGGATCCAAAGTCTTGAAATCTGGTACCGACTTACTTGGGGCAAGTATCTAATAGTATACCTTTGAAATTTTAGATCACACAGAAAATCAGACTTTTATCAATGGTCAAAGTCAGGACTTTTTGAAACATCATTAAATTATCATATGTGTGCATATCCACCTTTTATATTGAACTTATGAGTTCACAGATACCAAATCAGTTGTGTTTTGAGATACAGTCACTTTCATATCATACTATTTTTAGTCTTTGGGCACATGGGACaacctttactttttttctaaattatagAAAATGTTCAATGTTTCAACAATGGAAAgacttttaattttaacttttggtAAATGCAGAAATTTCCATTCCATTTTctctcagagtgcagagcatactgttgtcacagatggaGTAGCAGAACGCctggcacagtgaaagtgacaCTTAACTCCTCAGTCTGCTGGATCTAAAATTTTACTTTCACTCACTTTGTCGCAGCAGTCCAtggatctgatcagctctgactgtaTTAAATGATCAATTATCCATGCCACGACTCAAACTGCTACTgaagataaaaataactcatgcTGAGTTTTGCCTGTGTTGAGTTCACAGACCTGAGAAATCACCACATTTTGAGAGGGGGCACagaatgctaaaaaaaaaaacgtgcacAAGATTAAAGTTTGCTACCACTACCAAAAAGACAACTAAGAGATGCCAGAGTCTGATCAGTTTATGCTCTTTGCTAACGTTACATGTGCTGGCTGCACAGTGCAGAGAATGTTGTGAGCATTGGAATCAGAACTACACAATTACATTGTGATGAAATCACCCCAACCTTTATAtgttctgtaaaaaatgttttcatatcagTGCATATTGGGAAAACATATACACTGATACACTGATAATCTGTGAGTGGAAGGCCCTTTAGCAGCTGCTTGGGTTCTGTTATGAAATATGTTATGATTTTCCATTATATCTTTTTTGGTTGCTTGTAAGCAGTAAGTTGGCTGTCTAGCAAGCAGTAGCAGTCactattttgtaaaaaatgtgacaaatagcCTTTAAAAGATGAACTAGTGAAATGTCTTTTATTACTATATTGTCATCTGAAATCAGAAGATGTTTGTTAGACGAGTTTCTTTCCTTTatgataaatacctgtgacatTAAATACCATAAGATGCACTGAATCCACACATGGTTTGCACTGTAAGATTTGTTGTGAATAGAGCATTTGAATGATATATTTGATAAAGATAATATATTTAACCTTCGTTTACTACAGGTGATGTTGAATCCATCTCTCCTCTGATTTGGAGACAGTTGGATTAATCTGATGTATTTCGTTCTAGGTGGCTTCTTGTCTGATGCAGGCTGGTATGGAGATGCAGAGAAAGTGTTTCTGTCGTGCCTGCAGCTGTGCACACTCCACAGTGAGGTCCTCCACTGCTACCGGGCTGTGGAATGCTGTGTCAGGTCAGTCTAACACATGTGGACGTTCAGAGTATAGTTCTGTATATCAAGGATGTTCTTAACCTTTGTGTACAACCCTGATTCCAAAAAAGTTTCACACCTCGTAAAACATAAATCGAACAGAATtcttttcaagtcttttttgacATATAATCAActaaatacagtacaaagacaagatatttaatattcaaactgataaacttctttgctttttttaaacacacactcattcagaatttgatgcctgcagcACATTTCAGAAAAGTTGAGACAAAACATTGGGAAAGTCACgtaatgctcaaaaaacaccaGTTTGGAACATTCTTCATATAAACAGTTACGGTGGTGAGAGGTGATAGGATCATGATTAGGTAGAAAGAGGCATCATTTAAGGGGTTAGTTATCCACAAGCAAGAACAGGGCAAGGTTTACCACTTAATAAAAAACTGTGTGCGCAAACAGTCCAACAGTTAAACAACATTGTCTCTCAACGAGAATCTGGGGAAATCTCTGCACTTTAAGGGACAAGATTGAAAACTAGTATTGAATGGCTGTGACCTTTGATCCCTCAGgttgcactgcattaaaaaccaacatgaTTATAAAAAGAATATTACTACATGGGCTCAGGAACACTTTGGAAAGCCAttgtcagtaaacacagttcATGGCTGCATCTACAAATTCAAGTTTAGATTTTACcagcaaagtgaaagccagatatcaacaacatccagaaacatGGCTGACCTCTCTGGACCCGAGCTCATCTGAGAcagactgacacaaagtggaaaagtgtgctgtggtttgACTGGTCCacatttcagattgtttttggaaatcatggacatCGTGTCCTTCGggctaaagaggaaaaggaccatccagattgTCACCAGCTCAAAGGTCAAAGCCAGCAGCTGTGATGGTACAGGGTGTTCACATTCAGCATTTGTTACAACAGTGTGGCTTAGTAGTAAAGGAGTGGCGGTACAAGACTGGCCTGCCTGGAGTCCAGACATGTCTACCATTGAAAATGAAGCACAAAATATGACAACGGAGACCCTGGACTGTTAATCAACTGAAGTCATATAGTATCTCATTTCAACTCAACTTCATCCTTATTATCCTTAAGGACATTTGGTGTCCAGGACAAGatctgaaataaatacagaaattccCCAGCTCAAGTAAAACAAAGATATTCCCACCACACTGAACCAAAAACTGGAAcagtttgaaaataataaaagtaaataaatgcatCGTCAAGTCAAATAAAGCGTGGTGCAGTGGCAATAGATAGAATTCATAGTCATAAATAATCAAGGTAAGACAAATAGGTAATAATAATTGTTACTTAGTAATAATTACGAAATAAATAATCCAGGTGTACAATCTAAAAAATATCTCATCTACATACAGATAAAAGTCAGCAAATTAGGCTCACACATTAAGTTTGTGAATGGCAACAGTGATAAAAGAAGCTCTCGCACGCCTCGTTTTTGTTCTCAGCATTCTGAAATGGCAGCTAGAGGGAAGGAGATCAAACTatcaaaaaaacagtgtttatgaCAGTAAAGGATTTGTTGAGCCTAACTGGTCATGCACTTACTGTAAATATCCTGAAGCTTGGCTTGCTGCCCCCCAATCACCTTACTTACTACTTTGACCAGCTTTGCCAGCCTGTCTTTACTGGACATTGTGACACAATATATCAAGcaagaataggaaaaaaaaattcacttacGAAATGTCAACAATTAGTGTCTTCATTTCTGAAACACCTGGAGTTTTGTTAGAAGAAAAGCTGATATAACACAATAGTGGGTTTTAGAACGTGTttcaggcatcaaattcaaaatgagtttaTATTAACAAAAACCAAAGTTTGCCAGTTTGGACACTAAATAACTTGTCTTTGTGTCGAATTCAACCAAATATATGTTGAAAATGATTTACATGTCATTGCAttcagttttttactttttgcacaGTGTCCCACTTCTTTGTAATCAGCGCTGTAAAATGTGTAcgttactttatttttctgtcctaTTTAGCCGTGCAACCTTGATTAGTGAAACTGCACTTTctattctgtttttctgtttgtttgtttgtttgtttggcaaAGAAAGGCTTCAGGTTTTAGTTGTTTGAAATGACAGAATTGGCTGccatagtttttcttttgtttgagaTTATATTTGTCCCCAGACATTACCTTCTTTCAATAATGAAAGGAAGAAGCAATATTAAGAATGATTTGACTGTGTCACACACAGATCTATACACAGAATCCGTCTCACAACAGGTGACACAGTTTCACTTGTGACTAGAAAATACAACTAGTGAAAGAAtaacaactatatttatatttgacatGTGATGACATTTGATGGGCATGATAAAAAGCTATTTAAAATCTGATCAGAGTTGTTTTAATACTGCAATAAACAGATTTTCCCAGGGTAGCCTGACTTGCCTTGCTTTTATTCAAAGTGATGGCATCAAGCAGCTCTTATACAAATCTGTCATGCTCTATCTGTGTCTTTACTGctcctttttgtttctgtagtcTAGTGGATCTCTGCAAATTTCAATTTGTACATACAGGGGCCGAAATTGAGATCAATAAATTATCACCACAGAGATTTTTATTCTCAATGCCAAAGTATAGTTTTACGTAAAAATGCACATTGTAATACAGTGGAAACCACTAACAGTGATTGTGGTTTCAATGATCAATGGCTTATCTGGACCAAATAGCTTGGGACAGAATCATACTTATACAAAAAGAGATTTGAATAATTTGCTTTTCATacattacaaaatgaaaaacaattttaaaactaCAGTTATTCTGTGTTCTCCCCCGTTCTGCACATGAAAAGCACCTGTGGTGAAAGTACCCATTGTTGGATTGACAGTGCCTGCTCACATAATGCCCCTTGGAGTAGGCCCTTGGTGAATTGGCAGCAAGCCTGGGagaattttaaaatttccatAGGCTGGttttttgaaagagagagaacattGTGTGAAATGGTGTCAAGTGATGAATGGCCTATGGACCAGTTGAGACAGATGAGACAAGAATacacagaggaaaacatttGTAATCCAGAtgaaagtggatttttttgagTACCtgatagtattttttttttgaaagggcTTGACAGTATTTTATAACATGAACCAtaaaattcagtaaattatAAAGCTGtccatttcattgttttatattcatataaTTAATGTACACGTCAATTAAATGGTAATCTGCATGAAATTAAACGGAAAAAATTGGTTATAATAATCATCCACATAAAGTGATGAATTTGACCTAGACAGATGTCATCACTATAAGCATGCTGTACTGTCAATGATAAGTGACAACAACTCACCATTTACAGTGATAAACTGAGGACAGTTATGATAATCaaccattttttgttaattatccAACCAAAATTCCCCAACACTATCAAAGAAATATCGGCAAAGTATGggttaatgaatgaaaatgtgtagCAGCCATCTGGAAGATAAGTTCAGTAACCTTTGTTTAACCTTTAGGGcttgctttaatattacacacactcgtatcgctctgtgcacaaaatgcgcttttcagaAGCAAGCTGTAAAAACTATTatacatttctattattttctacttttattgaattttttttttaaccaacatcagttctaatcgcaaatattaaatatttgttaattttcagaattttgtgCCTTGTTTTTtagaaggggaaaaaacacaaaaaataaattattttcaatatagcATGctaagcagttgtttttttactatcaCAGCCAAGGATACGTcaataattagcagcaacacagatttttatacattttatgtgCAGTGTCAAAATCTCAAAGTCATACAGcgctgcacacaaaatgtgcttttcagaatcaggctataaaaatattacatattaatgTGATATCCTACTTTCATTGAGATGATCAGTTCTAATCatacatatcaaatattcatgaatttttagaattttaacccttaaatgccaggtttttgtcatgatgccactatgtttttagatgaaaaaaccccacaaaaagtaattttttttaatatactacatgcaaaatgcttttttttttattaccacaGTCTGATATATGTCAGCGATTAGcagattgtgacagtgcacctagtggaaatagcatgtattttctccatatgccaagtATGGTAAAATGACgtctgttttaaattaaattaccaaagtAAAACTGAGAGGTTTTTTGCGAGGACTACGTGTTCTGTTATTGCTTTCAACAGCCAATGTCACTATGAGCATCCACTGAGCATTTGGTTTGAGAGTCATCTGTTATCACAGTCACGTGAGAAACGGAAACACCAGCTGCTCTGAAACGGTCTCAATCCGCTCAGAATTCTGTAGAACTTCAGTCCTTGGGCAGTAGCTGGGGCAAAGTGCCACGTCCTTTACCAACAAGCCTGGGCATATTTTGATGACCTCAGTTGACAATTGGTCTATAACACTAAATACAATATGTAACtgtttataataattaataatgatgaaatgtcagaaagtatCCTAagaaatgtttggtgtgaatttATATCTATATCAGTAAATCACTTGTTAGATTATTAATAAGTTTTCCTCTATTCTGTGCACAGGCTGCTTCATGTTCGCAATGGCAACTGTAAGTATCACCTGGGCGAGGAGACCTTCAAGCTTGCTCAGTCTTACATGGACAAACTAGCCAAGCATGGCCACCAGGCCAACAAGGCAGCGCTGTACGGCGAGCTTTGTGCCTTGCTCTTCGCTAAAAGTCATTACGATGAGGTATGTATGTCTGTCCACCAATGACTGAGCTaatggtaatttattttttatatataatggacagtccctccaggattttgcatgTTGCGATCACAACAACTCAAGCGAATTCAGGCAATCTCCGTGAATTCTGCACGGCCTTCCAATATTGTCCAATCACTGCGGCTTTACCGcagtttttactcatttcattgtagagctgcaCACAGTGTGTTGATCCACTCagcccctctctttctctctctgtttatcatgagactgcTGCTGCGCCTGagacagtctcacacacacacacacacacacacacacacacacacacaatgacagggagaactgttagcatcacacggCTAACATTACTCGATGTTTATTTATGGGTTAAATGAGTGAGTTGAGCCACATTGGTGTTGATGTGAGCAGCACTGAAAGGCAAACACGTGAGCCCCCCCACAGCTCACTCTGAGTGAAGCTCTTCCCTGCAGCTCAGAGCAGgagaattttaacatttttcatggTGAGGACACTTATCATTTCATacataacaaaatttaaaagacCTCTTTAAATCATTGGACACAGATTACTGTATTGAGTAACTGTGTGAGCTTTTCAACTTTACAAACTATAAAGAGTCACAACTGCTGTCAAGCTGTCTGAGGCACACTGGACTCTCCCTCACCTGACAGTGAAGCTGCAGGGTGCAGTGACCATCTCTCACCTAATGCTGAAACTGTTGGGGATTTGGGTCCTGGGCTCTCCCTCACCTGATGGTGAAGCTGTGAAGTGCCCTTTGGTCACTGTCATCTTTGTTGTTCTCATATTTTATGCAGGCCTGATATTCTTCCTGCTGACCACTGTCTTTACAGTCAGGTAGTCTATTTCATCCTTGTCGACCttactgtttttaaatcttccGGATTGGCTCTgacttataaaacaaaaaaaacgttgGACCGgccatcatttattttttaattgttttattttatgccaGTATtagctctgaaaatgcagtatATCATGATATGCATCTTATGTAATTGTATGTAATACTATATGTAATACTTTAAAACagtacaaactgtaaaaaatattgatgtaaattaaaatgccttaaaatattGTTGCAATTGCGAAATCAGGCGTTTCAGGTGGcaacagtcacaaaaacagtgaaatcctggagggactggaCAGGTGCTTTCAGTTTTAATAATTTGAAGTATTAAGTGAGAGTGGTTTACAGCATGGCAGAGTTGTTGAGAATTCTCCAGACAGACAtggatttaactttttttctgcattttccaGGCGTACCGGTGGTGTATAGAGGCTATGAAGGAAATAAGTCCAGGGCTGCCTGTTAAAGTAGTGGTTGATGTCCTCCGGCAAGCCTCAAAGGTTAACTATCTTTGTTTATATTACAAGATTTGACTAAGTTATTGTTAGAGGTACAGTGTCTTTGTAAAATATATCCACGGAAAGGTAATCTGTTGGGCATGAAAGAAAATCCCTTGCTCAGACGTGATTGTGTGAAGTTTGACGTGTGTTTCCTCTGCAGGCCTGTGTGGTGAAGAGAGAGTTCAGAAAAGCAGAGCAGCTGATCAAACATGCAGTGTTTCTAGCCAGGTAACGTCTTTTACACACTCAACACTATTGTTATTCCTCATGTCATCAAAGAATTCTGATTGAATTTTTTGTGCCTTACAGAGAACATTTTGGACACAAGCATCCCAAGTACTCTGACACGCTGCTAGATTATGGATTTTACTTATTAAATGTAGACAACATCTGCCAGTCAGTCGCTATTTACCAGGTAAGTGTTTGGCAACAGAAGTGCGTACTTGTATTGTTAGTCCTCATTTTCATAGAAGCAGTGTGGTGTATTATCAGTTTCTGATTAAAAGTTCTTTCTTTCTGTACAAACTCAAGACAGCGCTGGATATCCGGCAGTCGGTGTTCGGGGGCAAGAACATCCACGTTGCTACAGCCCATGAAGACCTGGCCTACTCCTCTTATGTGCACCAGTATAGCTCTGGGAAATTTGACAATGCTCTGTGAGTACAATAAATCTTCCAAACCTAAAACTGTTTCTAGACCCAGCCAGCTAATTATATCAGACATAGGCTCCCTTGTAGATGTAGCACAAGACTATGACTCATACTGTGGCGGTCTGTACTCAGATTGATGTAATGTGACTGCATGCTTTGGAAGTGTGACATTTCACATATTAAAGAGCATTGATCAATTTCAGCTCAGTGATAGATGTTGGCAAAGATCATagtgtttctttgtatttttcaaccgATCCATTGACACTCTTTTTGTTCTACAAAGGCCCTGATTCAAACTTAGGCAATGCTTTGACCTCTCTAACCCTGACGGGAGAACAACTTCCCTCAAGGGAAACAGTTGACTTTCTTGGAAGTGTTTATTCTGAATGGAATACGGTCTCCTGCCAAGTCTGAGTTACATGTTTGGTTCAGCCGCTGTGTTTGTCCCTCAGATTCCATGCAGAACGTGCCATAGACATCATCACTCACATTCTGCCTGAGGACCATCTGCTGCTGGCCTCCTCTAAGAGAGTCAAAGGTAAGGCATGTTTCCTGGGGATGCTGGACTTCTGCCCACTGGGTTCAAGTGAGGAATATGAGTCAGGTACATAATGTCccggagaaagagagagaaggctaagctaagctacaAACATAGCTAACTTAAGAGGAGGGAGAGCTAGCTGTACTGTCAATGAGCTTCAACATTAACGGTTCTGCTGTCAGTATtccagcaattaaaaaaatatatttcttgtttatttaggtTACATACATGTTATTTTGTGGAGTTTTTATCTTACCCACTCTTTTCTAATTTTCCATAAGATTAGGACATTTGTTTATTCATCTCTATGATGTATTTTCGCTCTTCGATCCAAAGGAGAGCTATTTGTTTGTCAGAGCCTGGCAACCTGCTGCATGTGTGAGGGGCGGGGTCAGCACTGCcactctgtgtgtctcacacacacacacacacacacacacaccgctctCAGTGTCACACTCCACAGTTTGGTTATACTTTACAAGAGTTGATGCTGACATTGCTTGTTGCCACGAGTGCAGCAACTCTTTTTCATGTGAGGCCAAAGATACAAGAGATCTTTCATCTAACAAAGTGCATTACATAAAGGcggaaaaatatgaattatattTATGTTCGTCCAGCTCGTAGTTTATAAGTAAGTAGTTTATAAGTGAAGTTTAGTGAATTCACATCTGGTACCAAAAAACTGCACGGCACTGTGGCTCCACTGTGAAATTCTTGACGGAAGGCTAATAAGTTCTTCATCCTTCTTTACTTCCCTCAGCTCTGATTCTGGAGGAAATCGCCATCGACTGCCACaataaagagacagaagagCGCCTTCTTCAAGAGGCGCACGACCTTCATctgtcctcactgcagctgGCCAAGAAGGCTTTTGGAGAGTTTAACGTCCAGACAGCCAAACACTACGGCAACCTAGGACGACTCTACCAGTCCATGAGGAAGTTTAAGGTGGATGGAGCTG
The DNA window shown above is from Plectropomus leopardus isolate mb chromosome 5, YSFRI_Pleo_2.0, whole genome shotgun sequence and carries:
- the appbp2 gene encoding amyloid protein-binding protein 2, whose protein sequence is MAAVELEWIPETLYNTAISAVVDNYSRSRRDIRSLPENIQFDVYYKLYQQGRLCQLGGEFCELEVFAKVLRASDKRHLLHHCFQALMDHGVKVASVLANSFSRRCSYIAESDAHVKEKAIQFGFVLGGFLSDAGWYGDAEKVFLSCLQLCTLHSEVLHCYRAVECCVRLLHVRNGNCKYHLGEETFKLAQSYMDKLAKHGHQANKAALYGELCALLFAKSHYDEAYRWCIEAMKEISPGLPVKVVVDVLRQASKACVVKREFRKAEQLIKHAVFLAREHFGHKHPKYSDTLLDYGFYLLNVDNICQSVAIYQTALDIRQSVFGGKNIHVATAHEDLAYSSYVHQYSSGKFDNALFHAERAIDIITHILPEDHLLLASSKRVKALILEEIAIDCHNKETEERLLQEAHDLHLSSLQLAKKAFGEFNVQTAKHYGNLGRLYQSMRKFKEAEEMHIKAIQIKEQLLGHEDYEVALSVGHLASLYNYDMNQYEDAERLYLRSIAIGKKLFGEGYSGLEYDYRGLIKLYNSVGNYEKVFEYHNVLSNWNRLRDRQFAVADALEDVNTTPQQTQEVVQAFLLAQSLGPTALVLADFMREERKKDVRA